A region from the Gossypium hirsutum isolate 1008001.06 chromosome A08, Gossypium_hirsutum_v2.1, whole genome shotgun sequence genome encodes:
- the LOC107949474 gene encoding heavy metal-associated isoprenylated plant protein 4 isoform X1 encodes MATEGVITAVYKVNLHCRQCACDIKKPLMRTQGVHGVELDVGKGEIKVKGVIDVIKTHKMIEKVSKKKVEILSPQIKITDKDKAAATPIEPKETKKPILRTTTMKVHLHCDKCEQDLRNKLLKHKGIYSVKSDMKAQTLTVEGIMESEKLLSYIKKKVHKHAEMISSKTMEAKEEKKEIVKVEPKKEEKKEIVKVEAKKEEVKVVGESSENKIVKSTDANAPYFVHYVYAPQLFSDENPNACTII; translated from the exons ATGGCAACGGAGGGAGTGATCACTGCGGTTTATAAAGTGAATCTCCATTGCCGGCAATGCGCATGCGATATTAAAAAGCCTCTCATGAGGACTCAAG GGGTTCATGGTGTAGAACTTGATGTTGGGAAAGGTGAAATTAAGGTTAAAGGAGTGATTGATGTCATAAAAACCCACaagatgattgaaaaagtgagcaAGAAAAAGGTTGAGATTTTGTCGCCTCAGATTAAGATCACTGACAAGGACAAAGCTGCTGCTACACCCATCGAACCCAAGGAAACCAAAAAG CCAATTTTACGCACGACAACGATGAAAGTTCATCTACATTGTGACAAGTGTGAGCAGGATCTACGCAACAAGTTATTGAAGCATAAAG GTATTTATAGTGTTAAGAGTGATATGAAAGCACAAACCCTAACAGTAGAAGGAATAATGGAATCAGAAAAATTGTTATCATACATTAAAAAGAAAGTGCATAAACATGCAGAGATGATAAGCTCAAAAACAATGGAGGCTAAGGAAGAAAAGAAGGAGATTGTAAAAGTTGAAcccaaaaaggaagaaaagaaggaGATTGTAAAAGTTGAAGCCAAAAAGGAAGAAGTGAAAGTAGTGGGTGAATCCAGTGAAAACAAGATTGTGAAGAGTACAGATGCCAATGctccatattttgttcattatGTCTATGCTCCCCAGTTGTTTAGTGATGAAAATCCCAACGCTTGTACTATCATATGA
- the LOC107949474 gene encoding heavy metal-associated isoprenylated plant protein 4 isoform X2, translating into MATEGVITAVYKVNLHCRQCACDIKKPLMRTQGVHGVELDVGKGEIKVKGVIDVIKTHKMIEKVSKKKVEILSPQIKITDKDKAAATPIEPKETKKPILRTTTMKVHLHCDKCEQDLRNKLLKHKEMISSKTMEAKEEKKEIVKVEPKKEEKKEIVKVEAKKEEVKVVGESSENKIVKSTDANAPYFVHYVYAPQLFSDENPNACTII; encoded by the exons ATGGCAACGGAGGGAGTGATCACTGCGGTTTATAAAGTGAATCTCCATTGCCGGCAATGCGCATGCGATATTAAAAAGCCTCTCATGAGGACTCAAG GGGTTCATGGTGTAGAACTTGATGTTGGGAAAGGTGAAATTAAGGTTAAAGGAGTGATTGATGTCATAAAAACCCACaagatgattgaaaaagtgagcaAGAAAAAGGTTGAGATTTTGTCGCCTCAGATTAAGATCACTGACAAGGACAAAGCTGCTGCTACACCCATCGAACCCAAGGAAACCAAAAAG CCAATTTTACGCACGACAACGATGAAAGTTCATCTACATTGTGACAAGTGTGAGCAGGATCTACGCAACAAGTTATTGAAGCATAAAG AGATGATAAGCTCAAAAACAATGGAGGCTAAGGAAGAAAAGAAGGAGATTGTAAAAGTTGAAcccaaaaaggaagaaaagaaggaGATTGTAAAAGTTGAAGCCAAAAAGGAAGAAGTGAAAGTAGTGGGTGAATCCAGTGAAAACAAGATTGTGAAGAGTACAGATGCCAATGctccatattttgttcattatGTCTATGCTCCCCAGTTGTTTAGTGATGAAAATCCCAACGCTTGTACTATCATATGA
- the LOC107949491 gene encoding ADP-ribosylation factor, whose amino-acid sequence MGLSFTKLFSRLFAKKEMRILMVGLDAAGKTTILYKLKLGEIVTTIPTIGFNVETVEYKNISFTVWDVGGQDKIRPLWRHYFQNMQGLIFVVDSNDRDRVVEARDELHRMLNEDELRDAVLLVFANKQDLPNAMNAAEITDKLGLHSLRQRHWYIQSTCATSGEGLYEGLDWLSNNIANKA is encoded by the exons ATGGGGCTGTCTTTCACCAAGCTATTCAGCCGGCTATTTGCCAAAAAGGAGATGCGTATACTGATGGTTGGGCTTGATGCTGCTGGTAAAACCACCATTCTTTACAAGCTGAAGTTGGGAGAGATTGTCACTACCATTCCCACCATCG GTTTCAATGTTGAGACCGTTGAATACAAGAACATCAGCTTCACTGTTTGGGATGTTGGTGGCCAGGACAAG ATCCGACCATTGTGGAGACACTATTTCCAAAACATGCAAGGACTTATTTTCGTGGTTGATAGCAATGATCGTGACCGTGTGGTTGAAGCTAGAGATGAGTTGCACAGGATGTTGAATGAG GATGAGTTGAGGGATGCTGTGCTTCTAGTATTTGCAAACAAGCAAGATCTTCCAAATGCTATGAATGCTGCTGAGATTACCGACAAGCTTGGCCTTCATTCTCTCCGCCAGCGTCACTG GTATATCCAGAGTACATGCGCCACATCTGGTGAAGGACTGTACGAGGGACTGGACTGGCTCTCAAACAACATTGCAAACAAG GCATAG
- the LOC107886624 gene encoding protein NIM1-INTERACTING 1 — MASKKRVHVCNGEDEEQEDEKMEQFFALIRNFHEAVNRRKNELRQRDEKMRRVDSKQTSWVPTFEWADFADEIEFRRPSTINNKEEKGKHEEEEEGLDLRLTL, encoded by the coding sequence ATGGCAAGCAAGAAGAGAGTTCATGTCTGCAATGGTGAAGATGAGGAGCAAGAAGATGAGAAGATGGAGCAGTTCTTTGCCCTAATAAGGAATTTCCATGAAGCTGTTAATAGGAGAAAAAATGAGCTAAGACAAAGGGATGAAAAGATGAGGAGGGTCGATAGTAAGCAAACAAGTTGGGTTCCAACTTTTGAATGGGCAGATTTTGCCGACGAGATTGAGTTTCGGAGGCCATCTACAATtaacaataaagaagaaaaaggaaaacatgaagaagaggaagaaggatTAGATCTTAGGCTTACCCTTTAG